One segment of Gemmatimonadota bacterium DNA contains the following:
- the hisB gene encoding imidazoleglycerol-phosphate dehydratase HisB: MTRTAEVTRDTKETRIRVRVDLDGTGRVSARTGIGFFDHMLDALGRHALLDLEVECTGDLHVDGHHTVEDTGIVLGQAIAKALGDRAGIRRYADATVPLDEALVRAVVDVSGRPYLAYHVEIARWQMLGDYDVFLTPEFFRALVLNAGLTVHLDLLRGENPHHIVEAAFKAFARALDHATSRDPRVDGVPSTKGAL; this comes from the coding sequence ATGACCAGGACGGCGGAAGTCACCCGCGACACCAAGGAAACCCGGATCCGGGTGCGCGTCGACCTCGACGGCACCGGGCGCGTCAGCGCCCGCACCGGCATCGGCTTCTTCGACCACATGCTCGACGCGCTGGGCCGCCACGCCCTGCTCGACCTCGAGGTGGAATGCACCGGTGACCTCCATGTCGATGGCCACCACACGGTCGAGGACACCGGCATCGTGCTCGGCCAGGCCATCGCCAAGGCCCTCGGCGATCGCGCCGGCATCCGGCGCTACGCCGACGCCACGGTGCCGCTCGACGAGGCGCTGGTGCGCGCGGTGGTGGACGTCTCGGGGCGGCCCTACCTCGCCTACCACGTCGAGATCGCCAGGTGGCAGATGCTGGGCGACTACGACGTCTTCCTGACCCCGGAATTCTTCCGGGCGCTGGTCCTCAACGCCGGGCTCACCGTGCACCTGGACCTGCTCCGCGGCGAGAACCCCCACCACATCGTCGAGGCCGCGTTCAAGGCCTTTGCCCGCGCGCTCGACCACGCCACCAGCCGCGACCCCCGCGTCGATGGGGTCCCCAGCACCAAGGGCGCCCTGTGA
- a CDS encoding NUDIX domain-containing protein, with product MTTFRVAFVDVYVLREGVTGLETLALRRGAGGRCPGAWEVVHGSIEPGEAPVQAALRELREETGLVPARCYNLSRVESFYRHSTDEVGFIPVFAVFIDDAPVVLSAEHDAFEWLPVPAALARLAWPRERRGLEDIQVLLARGTAGPLDDVLAVALPPGRVGG from the coding sequence ATGACCACCTTCCGGGTGGCCTTCGTGGACGTCTACGTGCTGCGCGAGGGCGTCACCGGCCTCGAGACGCTGGCGCTGCGCCGGGGCGCCGGCGGGCGCTGTCCCGGCGCGTGGGAGGTGGTGCATGGCAGCATCGAACCCGGCGAGGCGCCGGTGCAGGCGGCGCTCCGGGAACTCCGGGAGGAGACCGGGCTGGTGCCCGCGCGCTGCTACAACCTGAGCCGGGTGGAGTCGTTCTACCGCCACAGCACCGACGAGGTGGGGTTCATCCCGGTGTTCGCCGTGTTCATCGACGATGCGCCGGTGGTGCTCTCCGCCGAGCACGATGCCTTCGAGTGGCTCCCCGTGCCGGCAGCGCTGGCCCGGCTGGCCTGGCCGCGCGAGCGCCGCGGCCTCGAGGACATCCAGGTGCTGCTGGCCCGGGGCACCGCGGGCCCGCTCGACGACGTGCTCGCGGTGGCGCTGCCACCCGGCCGCGTGGGGGGCTGA
- the hisH gene encoding imidazole glycerol phosphate synthase subunit HisH — MIAVVDYGVNNLRSVVRAVEAGGHAATLTADPDQVRRADRVLMPGVGNFGQAVPNLARSGLGAAVQEVARAGRPVMGICLGQQLFFAASEEAPGVAGLGLLPGTVRRFTTALPVPHVGWAGVRLTPDGERHAMLAGLFHGEMQFFYHVHSYHPADLPPGVALATAEYDGAFPTLVGAGNVVGAQFHPEKSQRMGIALLARFAEWRP; from the coding sequence GTGATCGCCGTGGTGGACTACGGGGTGAACAACCTGCGCAGCGTGGTCCGGGCGGTCGAGGCCGGCGGTCACGCGGCCACCCTCACCGCCGACCCCGACCAGGTCCGCCGCGCCGACCGCGTCCTCATGCCCGGGGTCGGCAACTTCGGGCAGGCCGTCCCGAACCTCGCCCGCTCGGGACTCGGCGCGGCGGTGCAGGAGGTGGCGCGCGCCGGCCGGCCGGTCATGGGCATCTGCCTTGGCCAGCAGCTCTTCTTCGCCGCGAGCGAGGAGGCCCCCGGGGTCGCGGGCCTCGGCCTCCTGCCGGGAACGGTGCGGCGCTTCACCACCGCGCTGCCGGTGCCCCACGTGGGCTGGGCCGGGGTGCGGCTCACCCCCGACGGGGAGCGGCACGCCATGCTCGCCGGCCTCTTCCACGGCGAGATGCAGTTCTTCTACCACGTGCACTCCTACCATCCCGCCGACCTGCCCCCCGGCGTCGCCCTGGCCACCGCGGAGTACGATGGCGCCTTCCCCACGCTGGTCGGGGCGGGCAACGTGGTCGGCGCGCAGTTCCACCCCGAGAAGTCCCAGCGGATGGGCATCGCGCTGCTGGCGCGCTTCGCCGAGTGGCGCCCATGA
- a CDS encoding right-handed parallel beta-helix repeat-containing protein: MIRLSNALLWPVLLAAAAPSRAAEPPGRRAAVYAPCVRLDKAGTVVSGEVKICPGRYRVPDRTERGVLVVSGSGTRIDLTGVTLESGDTVPAAFTGIGILSRGADSITVRGGRIRGFRYGIRIEGGQGHRVSGINLSGSRAQALRSTPERFDEGDWLDIFRPDTFESYGAGLYLKRTRRAQVTGVIAQGSQNGIGLSESREAWIADNDVSGNSGWGIHLWKSARNTIVRNNASRNVRCESPAYRRGCDSAALLLREQSDSNLVADNDLTWSGDGFFLSGQRPQVGPSIGNMVLRNDASHAYHNAFEATFSAWNSFIENRADSSDYGFWLGYSRGSVVRGNLILGTRSAGIAIEHGGENALAENTIIGGALGIRLFAPRADDEPSTDYRVDDNTIARVERGIVLERTTRVRIRGNLFDGVQDGLVVDGAGSSTLVSGNVFLSARRWLIDAAELEAGGNYWGPRDPAAAQRQVRGRVLLQPFLRAQDAGY, encoded by the coding sequence ATGATTCGATTGTCCAACGCCCTGCTGTGGCCGGTCCTGCTGGCCGCCGCGGCCCCCAGCCGGGCCGCGGAGCCGCCCGGCCGCCGCGCCGCGGTCTACGCCCCCTGCGTCCGCCTCGACAAGGCGGGCACGGTGGTGAGCGGTGAGGTGAAGATCTGCCCCGGACGCTATCGTGTCCCCGACCGCACGGAGCGGGGCGTGCTGGTGGTGAGCGGCTCGGGCACCCGCATCGACCTGACGGGCGTCACGCTCGAGAGCGGCGACACCGTCCCCGCCGCGTTCACCGGCATCGGCATCCTGAGCCGCGGGGCGGACAGCATCACGGTGCGCGGCGGGCGCATCCGCGGCTTCCGCTACGGCATCCGGATCGAGGGGGGGCAGGGGCACCGGGTGAGCGGGATCAACCTCTCCGGCTCCCGCGCCCAGGCGCTGCGCTCCACCCCCGAGCGGTTCGACGAGGGCGACTGGCTGGACATCTTCCGGCCCGACACCTTCGAGAGCTACGGGGCCGGGCTTTACCTCAAGCGCACCCGGCGCGCCCAGGTCACCGGGGTGATCGCGCAGGGCAGCCAGAACGGGATCGGGCTGTCCGAGAGCCGCGAGGCCTGGATCGCCGACAATGACGTGTCCGGCAACTCGGGGTGGGGCATCCACCTGTGGAAGTCCGCGCGCAACACGATCGTCCGCAACAACGCCTCCCGCAACGTGCGCTGCGAATCCCCGGCCTACCGCCGGGGCTGTGACAGCGCCGCCCTGCTGCTGCGCGAGCAGAGCGACTCCAACCTGGTGGCCGACAACGACCTCACCTGGTCCGGCGACGGCTTCTTCCTGAGCGGCCAGCGGCCGCAGGTGGGGCCCTCGATCGGCAACATGGTGCTCCGGAACGACGCCAGTCACGCCTACCACAACGCCTTCGAGGCGACCTTCAGCGCCTGGAACAGCTTCATCGAGAACCGGGCCGACTCGAGCGACTACGGCTTCTGGCTCGGCTACTCGCGCGGCAGCGTGGTCCGGGGCAACCTCATCCTCGGCACCCGGAGCGCGGGCATCGCCATCGAGCACGGGGGGGAGAACGCGCTGGCGGAGAACACGATCATCGGCGGGGCCCTGGGCATCCGGCTGTTCGCGCCCCGGGCCGATGACGAACCCAGCACCGACTACCGGGTGGACGACAACACCATCGCCCGGGTGGAGCGGGGCATCGTGCTCGAGCGCACCACCCGCGTCCGCATCCGCGGTAACCTCTTCGACGGGGTACAGGACGGGCTGGTGGTGGATGGCGCCGGCAGCAGCACCCTGGTGAGCGGCAACGTGTTCCTCTCCGCGCGGCGCTGGCTCATTGATGCCGCGGAACTCGAGGCCGGCGGGAACTACTGGGGCCCCCGGGACCCGGCCGCGGCCCAGCGCCAGGTGCGTGGCCGGGTGCTGCTGCAGCCCTTCCTCCGCGCCCAGGACGCGGGGTACTGA
- the hisF gene encoding imidazole glycerol phosphate synthase subunit HisF, with translation MLARRIIPCLDVANGRVVKGVHFESLRDAGDPVEQAARYDAEGADELVFLDISASHEARETMLGIVSRVADTIFIPFTVGGGIRSVEDAGRALRAGADKVAVNTAAVRDPQLVRRLAEAFGSQCVVAAVDVRRTPGAGWQVHVTGGREPTPLEGLAWMAELQGLGAGEILLTSMDRDGTQRGYDLDLLRAAAAAVRIPVIASGGAGNLEHLAEAFDAGAHGVLAASIFHYQGRSLPEARAFLRQRGIPVRP, from the coding sequence ATGCTCGCGCGCCGGATCATCCCCTGCCTCGACGTGGCCAACGGCCGGGTGGTGAAGGGGGTCCACTTCGAGTCGTTGCGGGATGCCGGCGACCCGGTGGAGCAGGCCGCCCGCTACGACGCCGAGGGCGCCGACGAGCTGGTGTTCCTGGACATCTCCGCCAGCCACGAGGCGCGGGAGACCATGCTCGGGATCGTCTCCCGGGTGGCCGACACCATCTTCATCCCGTTCACCGTGGGGGGCGGGATCCGCTCGGTGGAGGACGCGGGACGCGCCCTCCGCGCCGGCGCGGACAAGGTGGCGGTGAACACCGCGGCCGTGCGCGACCCCCAGCTGGTGCGTCGCCTCGCGGAGGCCTTCGGGTCCCAGTGCGTGGTGGCGGCGGTCGACGTCCGGCGCACGCCGGGCGCCGGCTGGCAGGTGCACGTCACCGGCGGCCGCGAGCCCACGCCGCTGGAGGGCCTCGCCTGGATGGCCGAGCTGCAGGGGCTGGGGGCGGGCGAGATCCTGCTCACCTCGATGGACCGGGACGGCACCCAGCGCGGCTACGACCTCGACCTGCTCCGCGCCGCGGCCGCGGCGGTCCGGATTCCCGTGATCGCCTCCGGCGGCGCCGGGAACCTGGAGCACCTCGCCGAGGCCTTCGACGCCGGGGCGCACGGCGTCCTGGCGGCGTCCATCTTCCACTACCAGGGCCGCTCCCTGCCGGAGGCGCGCGCCTTCCTCCGCCAGCGCGGCATACCGGTGCGGCCATGA
- the hisC gene encoding histidinol-phosphate transaminase — MTLPDPAPALGLLKPSVRALAAYTLEAPVTARKLNQNEAPADLPPHLKAEVLARAAAAPWHRYPDFAPMELAGAIAARHGWDPAGVLVGNGSNEVIQATLAVSVGEGDAVVAPAPTFALYRLLTGVAGGRYVPVALGPGFGYDVDALIAAAREERARVVVLNSPNNPTGSALPSGAVEQILAGTGALVVCDEAYQEFGGPSAIPLLRQSPRVVVLRTFSKAFGLAGLRFGYALAHPAVAREIAKAKLPYNVNAITLAAAAVALAHEDEFAARTRAVIAERERFQPRLAALPGVTMFPSAANFVLFRCERVPAREVFRRLVEDHGILIRDVSGGAGLAECLRVSIGTPEDMDAVLAALQVILGG, encoded by the coding sequence GTGACGCTGCCCGATCCCGCGCCCGCGCTGGGCCTGCTCAAGCCGTCGGTGCGCGCCCTCGCGGCGTACACGCTCGAGGCGCCGGTCACCGCCCGCAAGCTCAACCAGAACGAGGCGCCCGCCGACCTGCCCCCGCACCTCAAGGCGGAGGTGCTGGCGCGGGCCGCCGCCGCCCCGTGGCACCGCTACCCCGACTTTGCGCCCATGGAGCTGGCGGGCGCCATCGCGGCCCGGCACGGCTGGGATCCCGCCGGGGTGCTGGTGGGGAACGGCTCCAACGAGGTGATCCAGGCCACCCTCGCGGTGAGCGTGGGCGAGGGCGACGCCGTGGTGGCGCCCGCCCCGACCTTCGCGCTCTACCGGCTGCTCACCGGGGTGGCCGGCGGGCGCTACGTGCCGGTGGCCCTCGGGCCCGGCTTCGGCTACGACGTGGACGCGCTCATCGCCGCCGCGCGGGAGGAACGGGCCCGGGTGGTGGTGCTCAACTCGCCCAACAACCCCACCGGGTCCGCGCTGCCGTCGGGCGCCGTGGAGCAGATCCTGGCGGGGACGGGCGCGCTCGTGGTCTGCGACGAGGCCTACCAGGAGTTCGGCGGGCCGAGCGCCATCCCGCTGCTGCGGCAGTCGCCGCGGGTGGTGGTGCTGCGCACCTTCTCCAAGGCGTTCGGCCTGGCGGGGCTGCGCTTCGGCTATGCGCTGGCCCACCCGGCGGTGGCCCGTGAGATCGCCAAGGCCAAGCTGCCCTACAACGTCAACGCCATCACGCTGGCGGCGGCGGCGGTGGCCCTGGCGCACGAGGACGAGTTTGCCGCGCGCACCCGGGCGGTGATCGCCGAGCGGGAGCGCTTCCAGCCGCGGCTGGCGGCGCTGCCCGGCGTCACCATGTTCCCGAGCGCGGCCAACTTCGTGCTGTTCCGCTGCGAGCGGGTGCCGGCGCGGGAGGTGTTCCGGCGCCTGGTGGAGGACCATGGCATCCTCATCCGGGATGTCTCCGGCGGGGCGGGGCTGGCGGAGTGCCTGCGGGTGTCCATCGGCACGCCGGAGGACATGGACGCGGTGCTCGCGGCGCTGCAGGTGATCCTCGGCGGCTAG